The following proteins are encoded in a genomic region of Paenibacillus sp. FSL R7-0273:
- the dnaA gene encoding chromosomal replication initiator protein DnaA, with protein sequence MDSHTSELWQQILSIIQTKLSKPSFDTWFKATKAITFNSQALIISAPTTFAVEWLESRYTKLVGATVYEVTGQQVDVKFVIEENKPAEPVVQQAAPSPVVSREEAQTHLLNPKYTFDTFVIGSGNRFAHAASLAVAEAPAKAYNPLFLYGGVGLGKTHLMHAIGHYVLEHNPNNKVIYISSEKFTNEFINSIRDNRGESFRNKYRNVDILLIDDIQFLAGKESTQEEFFHTFNALHEERKQIIISSDRPPKEIPTLEERLRSRFEWGLITDIQPPDLETRIAILRKKAKAENLDIPNEAMMYIANQIDTNIRELEGALIRVVAYSSLTNQDVTTHLAAEALKDIIPSSRPKMITIGDIQQKVGEYYNLRMEDFKARKRTKAVAFPRQIAMYLSRELTDYSLPKIGEAFGGRDHTTVIHAHEKITQSLKVDQELYKVVNNLAEKIKNPS encoded by the coding sequence GTGGACAGCCATACTTCTGAATTATGGCAGCAAATTTTATCGATTATTCAAACTAAACTAAGCAAACCGAGCTTTGATACATGGTTTAAAGCGACGAAAGCCATTACTTTCAATTCGCAAGCCCTGATCATCTCGGCGCCTACAACCTTTGCCGTAGAATGGCTGGAAAGTCGTTATACCAAGCTGGTAGGAGCAACAGTTTATGAAGTAACCGGACAACAGGTAGACGTTAAGTTTGTCATTGAGGAGAATAAGCCTGCAGAGCCTGTAGTACAGCAGGCGGCACCTTCGCCGGTGGTATCGCGCGAGGAAGCGCAGACTCACCTGCTCAATCCGAAATATACGTTTGACACCTTCGTTATAGGCTCAGGTAACCGTTTTGCGCATGCTGCCTCACTGGCTGTGGCCGAAGCGCCTGCCAAAGCTTATAATCCCCTCTTTCTGTATGGCGGCGTAGGTCTGGGGAAGACGCATTTAATGCATGCCATCGGGCACTATGTGCTGGAGCATAACCCCAACAATAAGGTTATTTACATTTCATCCGAGAAATTCACGAATGAATTTATCAATTCAATCCGTGATAACCGCGGTGAAAGCTTCCGCAACAAGTACCGTAACGTTGATATCCTGCTGATTGATGATATTCAATTCCTGGCCGGCAAAGAATCTACGCAGGAGGAATTTTTCCATACGTTTAATGCCCTTCATGAAGAACGCAAGCAGATCATTATCTCCAGCGACCGTCCGCCCAAGGAAATCCCGACGCTGGAAGAGCGGCTGCGCTCCCGGTTTGAATGGGGACTGATTACCGATATCCAGCCGCCGGATCTGGAGACCCGGATTGCTATCCTGCGCAAAAAGGCCAAGGCGGAGAACCTTGACATTCCCAATGAGGCTATGATGTACATCGCCAACCAGATTGATACGAATATCCGTGAGCTGGAGGGCGCGCTGATCCGGGTTGTAGCGTATTCGTCCTTGACCAATCAGGATGTAACCACCCATCTGGCAGCGGAAGCGCTGAAGGATATTATTCCGTCCAGCCGTCCCAAAATGATTACCATCGGAGATATTCAGCAGAAGGTCGGGGAATACTACAACCTCCGCATGGAGGACTTCAAAGCGCGCAAACGCACTAAAGCCGTCGCTTTTCCGCGGCAAATCGCTATGTATCTGTCCCGTGAGCTGACGGATTATTCGCTGCCCAAGATCGGAGAAGCCTTCGGAGGGCGTGACCATACAACCGTTATCCATGCCCATGAGAAGATTACACAGTCATTAAAGGTCGATCAGGAGTTGTACAAAGTGGTAAATAATCTAGCAGAGAAAATTAAAAATCCTTCCTAA